One Vitis vinifera cultivar Pinot Noir 40024 chromosome 8, ASM3070453v1 genomic window carries:
- the LOC100250368 gene encoding uncharacterized protein LOC100250368 isoform X1, with protein MFNLYPLAPLEISAVKLKKMEIDEAIRESDDRRLKTKYNNAIYVVRRALALYSVEEVALSFNGGKDSTVLLHLLRAGYFLHKREQSHSNGVLTDHEVAFPIRTIYFESPSAFPEINSFTYETATTYGLQMDIIRLDFKSGLEALLEAKPIRAIFLGVRIGDPTAVGQEQFSPSSPGWPPFMRVNPILDWSYRDVWAFLLACKIPYCSLYDRGYTSIGSIHDTVPNALLCVNNSSSSKEKFRPAYLLSDGRLERAGRAKKFSLPVCRPAYPAVSNGMISVDSNKNSTLTATVIGVGDEILFGTVEDELGPSLCRKLHSIGWSVSQTAVLRNDVDSVAEEVERWKSTNDVLFIYGGVGPLHSDVTLAGVAKAFGVRLAPDEEFEEYLRHLIGDHCTGDRNEMAQLPEGITELLHHEKLSVPLIKCQNVFILTATNVTELDKEWDCLIELTRSSGLLVLMEPFLSKRMTTNLSDVEAAQALSKLCFEFPDLYIGCYRKSRLAPLIISFEGKDQTRLESAVEALSKKFPAGQISEAN; from the exons ATGTTCAATCTCTATCCTCTTGCCCCCTTGGAGATAAGTGCTGTGAAACTTAAG AAAATGGAGATCGATGAAGCAATCAGAGAGAGCGATGATCGAAGGCTGAAGACCAAGTACAACAACGCCATCTATGTTGTTCGGAGAGCTCTCGCTTTGTACTC TGTTGAAGAGGTTGCCTTAAGCTTCAATGGAGGAAAGGATTCAACT GTCTTGCTGCACCTACTTAGGGCTGGCTATTTTTTGCATAAAAGGGAACAAAGTCATTCAAATGGGGTTTTAACAGATCATGAAGTTGCATTTCCAATTCGAACAATATATTTTGAGAGCCCTTCTGCTTTCCCTGAAATCAATTCATTTACTTATGAAACAGCCACTAC CTATGGTTTGCAAATGGACATCATTCGTCTAGATTTCAAGTCTGGTTTGGAGGCCCTATTAGAGGCTAAACCAATCAGAGCTATTTTTCTTGGTGTCCGAATCGGCGATCCTACTGCG GTAGGTCAAGAACAATTCTCTCCTAGTTCACCTGGATGGCCACCTTTTATGAGAGTGAACCCAATCTTGGATTGGTCTTACAG GGATGTGTGGGCCTTTCTTTTAGCTTGCAAGATTCCATACTGCAGTCTTTATGATCGAGG ttaTACTTCAATTGGGAGCATACATGACACGGTTCCAAATGCCTTGTTGTGCGTCAACAATTCTTCCAGTAGCAAAGAAAAGTTTAGACCTGCATATCTGCTTTCAGATGGTAGATTAGAAAGAGCAGGGAGAGCAAAAAAGTTTTCTTTGCCAGTTTGTAGACCTGCATATCCTGCTGTTAGCAATGGCATGATCAGTGTGGATTCAAATAAAAACAGCACGCTTACTGCCACTGTCATTGGTGTGGGGGATGAGATCTT GTTTGGCACTGTTGAGGATGAATTGGGACCTTCATTGTGTAGAAAGCTCCATTCTATAGGTTGGTCAGTGTCACAAACTGCTGTCCTTCGAAATGAT GTAGACTCTGTAGCTGAAGAAGTAGAACGATGGAAGTCCACTAATGATGTG CTATTTATCTATGGAGGGGTTGGTCCATTGCATTCAGATGTTACATTAGCTGGTGTAGCAAAGGCTTTTGGTGTTCGTCTG GCCCCtgatgaagaatttgaagaatatCTTAGGCATCTTATAGGTGACCATTGCACTGGTGACCGGAATGAG ATGGCTCAATTGCCTGAGGGTATTACTGAATTACTGCATCATGAAAAGCTGTCTGTGCCTTTG ATCAAGTGTCAAAACGTATTCATTCTTACCGCAACAAATGTTACTGAACTGGACAAGGAGTGGGACTGTCTGATTGAATTAACAAGGTCTAGTGGCCTGCTGGTATTGATGGAACCATTCCTATCGAAGCGCATGACAACAAATCTTTCAGAC GTGGAAGCTGCTCAAGCGCTATCTAAATTGTGCTTTGAGTTCCCAGATCTTTACATTG GGTGTTATCGCAAATCCAGACTCGCACCTCTCATAATTAGCTTTGAAGGAAAG GACCAAACAAGACTAGAATCAGCCGTGGAAGCATTGTCCAAGAAGTTCCCAGCAGGGCAAATCTCTGAGGCAAACTGA
- the LOC100250368 gene encoding uncharacterized protein LOC100250368 isoform X2 produces the protein MEIDEAIRESDDRRLKTKYNNAIYVVRRALALYSVEEVALSFNGGKDSTVLLHLLRAGYFLHKREQSHSNGVLTDHEVAFPIRTIYFESPSAFPEINSFTYETATTYGLQMDIIRLDFKSGLEALLEAKPIRAIFLGVRIGDPTAVGQEQFSPSSPGWPPFMRVNPILDWSYRDVWAFLLACKIPYCSLYDRGYTSIGSIHDTVPNALLCVNNSSSSKEKFRPAYLLSDGRLERAGRAKKFSLPVCRPAYPAVSNGMISVDSNKNSTLTATVIGVGDEILFGTVEDELGPSLCRKLHSIGWSVSQTAVLRNDVDSVAEEVERWKSTNDVLFIYGGVGPLHSDVTLAGVAKAFGVRLAPDEEFEEYLRHLIGDHCTGDRNEMAQLPEGITELLHHEKLSVPLIKCQNVFILTATNVTELDKEWDCLIELTRSSGLLVLMEPFLSKRMTTNLSDVEAAQALSKLCFEFPDLYIGCYRKSRLAPLIISFEGKDQTRLESAVEALSKKFPAGQISEAN, from the exons ATGGAGATCGATGAAGCAATCAGAGAGAGCGATGATCGAAGGCTGAAGACCAAGTACAACAACGCCATCTATGTTGTTCGGAGAGCTCTCGCTTTGTACTC TGTTGAAGAGGTTGCCTTAAGCTTCAATGGAGGAAAGGATTCAACT GTCTTGCTGCACCTACTTAGGGCTGGCTATTTTTTGCATAAAAGGGAACAAAGTCATTCAAATGGGGTTTTAACAGATCATGAAGTTGCATTTCCAATTCGAACAATATATTTTGAGAGCCCTTCTGCTTTCCCTGAAATCAATTCATTTACTTATGAAACAGCCACTAC CTATGGTTTGCAAATGGACATCATTCGTCTAGATTTCAAGTCTGGTTTGGAGGCCCTATTAGAGGCTAAACCAATCAGAGCTATTTTTCTTGGTGTCCGAATCGGCGATCCTACTGCG GTAGGTCAAGAACAATTCTCTCCTAGTTCACCTGGATGGCCACCTTTTATGAGAGTGAACCCAATCTTGGATTGGTCTTACAG GGATGTGTGGGCCTTTCTTTTAGCTTGCAAGATTCCATACTGCAGTCTTTATGATCGAGG ttaTACTTCAATTGGGAGCATACATGACACGGTTCCAAATGCCTTGTTGTGCGTCAACAATTCTTCCAGTAGCAAAGAAAAGTTTAGACCTGCATATCTGCTTTCAGATGGTAGATTAGAAAGAGCAGGGAGAGCAAAAAAGTTTTCTTTGCCAGTTTGTAGACCTGCATATCCTGCTGTTAGCAATGGCATGATCAGTGTGGATTCAAATAAAAACAGCACGCTTACTGCCACTGTCATTGGTGTGGGGGATGAGATCTT GTTTGGCACTGTTGAGGATGAATTGGGACCTTCATTGTGTAGAAAGCTCCATTCTATAGGTTGGTCAGTGTCACAAACTGCTGTCCTTCGAAATGAT GTAGACTCTGTAGCTGAAGAAGTAGAACGATGGAAGTCCACTAATGATGTG CTATTTATCTATGGAGGGGTTGGTCCATTGCATTCAGATGTTACATTAGCTGGTGTAGCAAAGGCTTTTGGTGTTCGTCTG GCCCCtgatgaagaatttgaagaatatCTTAGGCATCTTATAGGTGACCATTGCACTGGTGACCGGAATGAG ATGGCTCAATTGCCTGAGGGTATTACTGAATTACTGCATCATGAAAAGCTGTCTGTGCCTTTG ATCAAGTGTCAAAACGTATTCATTCTTACCGCAACAAATGTTACTGAACTGGACAAGGAGTGGGACTGTCTGATTGAATTAACAAGGTCTAGTGGCCTGCTGGTATTGATGGAACCATTCCTATCGAAGCGCATGACAACAAATCTTTCAGAC GTGGAAGCTGCTCAAGCGCTATCTAAATTGTGCTTTGAGTTCCCAGATCTTTACATTG GGTGTTATCGCAAATCCAGACTCGCACCTCTCATAATTAGCTTTGAAGGAAAG GACCAAACAAGACTAGAATCAGCCGTGGAAGCATTGTCCAAGAAGTTCCCAGCAGGGCAAATCTCTGAGGCAAACTGA
- the LOC100265932 gene encoding thioredoxin-like 3-3, producing the protein MSETDLEGTGLNLAVNRHGNLTSASNDQDLTNVLHQIKSSKSPAVINYGSTWCRVCNQILPAFCQLSNNFPKLSFIYADIDECPETTQHIRYTPTFHFYRDGERVDEMLGAGEERLHDRLWLHS; encoded by the exons ATGTCAGAGACGGACTTGGAGGGCACAGGTCTGAATCTCGCTGTGAATCGCCATGGAAACTTAACAAGCGCTTCAAACGATCAAGACCTTACTAACGTTCTTCACCAAATCAAGTCGTCTAAATCCCCT GCTGTTATAAATTATGGGTCAACTTG GTGTCGGGTGTGTAACCAGATCCTCCCTGCATTCTGCCAGCTGAGCAACAATTTTCCAAAGCTTTCTTTCATATATGCAGACATTGATGAATGCCCAGAAACAACCCAACACATTCGCTACACACCCACATTTCATTTCTACCGCGATGGTGAGAGGGTAGATGAGATGCTTGGCGCTGGAGAAGAGCGGCTTCATGATCGCCTGTGGTTGCACTCCTGA